The Neofelis nebulosa isolate mNeoNeb1 chromosome X, mNeoNeb1.pri, whole genome shotgun sequence genome has a segment encoding these proteins:
- the MPP1 gene encoding 55 kDa erythrocyte membrane protein, with protein MTLKASEGEGGGGMRTALSDLYLEHLLQKRSRPEAASHQASAMTEDMYTNGCAAPGSPAQAKGQDVRKVRLIQFEKVTEEPMGITLKLNDKQSCTVARILHGGMIHRQGSLHVGDEILEINGTNVTNHSVDQLQKAMKETKGMISLKVIPNQQNRLPALQMFMRAQFDYDPKKDHLIPCKEAGLKFVTGDIIKIINKDDSNWWQGRVEGSSKESAGLIPSPELQEWRVASVAQSAPSEAPSCSPFGKKKKYKDKYLAKHSSIFDQLDVVSYEEVVRLPAFKRKTLVLIGASGVGRSHIKSALLSQNPDKFAYPAPYTTRPPKKSEEDGKEYHFISTEEMTRDISANEFLEFGSYQGNMFGTKFETVHQIHKQDKIAILDIEPQTLKIVRTAELSPFIVFIAPTDQGAQTEALQQLQKDSEAIRSQYAHYFDLSLVNNGVDETLKKLQEAFERACSSPQWVPVSWVY; from the exons GCTGCATCGCATCAGGCGAGCGCCATGACCGAGGACATGTACACCAACGGTTGCGCTGCCCCAGGCAGCCCTGCCCAGGCCAAGGGGCAGGACGTGAGGAAGGTGCGACTCATCCAGTTCGAGAAGGTCACAGAAGAGCCCATG GGAATCACCCTGAAGCTGAATGACAAGCAGTCCTGTACAGTGGCCAGGATTCTTCACGGTGGCATGATTCACAGACAAG GCTCCCTTCACGTCGGGGATGAGATCCTGGAAATCAATGGCACAAACGTGACTAATCACTCAGTAGATCAGCTGCAGAAGGCGATG aaagaaaccaaaggaaTGATCTCATTAAAAGTAATTCCCAACCAGCAGAATCGTCTTCCTGCACTACAG atgttCATGAGAGCGCAGTTTGACTATGACCCCAAAAAGGACCACCTGATCCCTTGCAAGGAGGCGGGGCTGAAGTTTGTCACCGGGGACATCATCAAGATAATCAACAAGGATGACAGTAACTGGTGGCAAGGGCGGGTGGAAGGTTCCTCCAAGGAGTCAGCAGGATTGATCCCTTCCCCTGAGCTACAGGAATG GCGAGTGgccagcgtggctcagtcggctccGAGTGAAGCCCCAAGCTGCAGTCCCTttgggaagaagaagaagtacAAAGACAAGTACCTGGCCAAGCACAGCTCCA tTTTTGACCAGTTGGACGTCGTTTCCTACGAGGAAGTTGTTCGGCTCCCCGCGTTCAAGAGGAAGACCCTGGTGCTTATAG GAGCCAGCGGGGTTGGCCGCAGCCACATTAAGAGTGCCCTGCTCAGCCAGAACCCGGACAAGTTTGCGTACCCCGCCCCAT ATACCACACGGCCGCCCAAGAAGAGTGAGGAAGATGGGAAGGAATACCACTTCATCTCCACCGAAGAGATGACGAGAGACATCTCTGCCAACGAGTTCCTGGAGTTTGGCAGCTACCAGGGCAACATGTTTGGCACCAAATTTGAAACCGTGCATCAGATTCATAAGCAGGACAAGATTGCCATCCTGGACATCGAGCCCCAG ACCCTGAAGATTGTCCGCACGGCAGAGCTGTCACCGTTCATTGTGTTCATCGCACCCACCGACCAGGGCGCCCAG ACAGAAGCCCTGCAGCAGCTGCAGAAGGACTCCGAGGCCATCCGCAGCCAGTACGCGCACTACTTTGACCTCTCGCTGGTCAACAATGGCGTCGATGAGACCCTGAAGAAATTGCAAGAAGCCTTCGAGCGGGCGTGCAGTTCTCCACAGTGGGTGCCCGTCTCCTGGGTTTACTAA